The Streptosporangiales bacterium genome includes a region encoding these proteins:
- a CDS encoding MFS transporter, which yields MMSLSPVDGRVRLSDPAGRWTLVVTAVGSGLVLLEATVVNVALPALERSFAAPLAGLQWTVNAFTLTMSALILLGGGLGDRFGRRRIYLIGIAWFAGASLLCGLAPTLEWLIAGRALQGIGGALVVPGSLALIQDAFHPDDRNRALGWWSGLSGSAGAVGPLLGGGLVDMAGWRWVFLVNVPVAAALAVVMVARVPERHISTRSGRFDVLGAALAAIGLGGTTYALTQGAAEPGPAMVAAVLGIAAMLVFWWVERRSRTPMLPLGMFSSRPFSAANLAGFFVYGALAALMFVLPIQLQLTTGYTALATGLALLPLTALTLALSARGGTLAARLGPRVPLTAGSFVCALALLLATRIGAPASYLTDVLPVVLLIGIGIPLVTPAITATVLSAVPDARAGIASAVSNGVARTAGLLVVAALPLLARLPQDAAGDPVALDHGFDRSMLIGSGLFVLGGLVAWFGVSRPAATTPTPACRPTIHGTAPSRAGSSAGGRPR from the coding sequence ATGATGTCGTTGTCGCCCGTCGACGGACGCGTGCGGTTGTCGGATCCAGCGGGTCGGTGGACGCTGGTCGTCACCGCCGTCGGCTCCGGGCTGGTGCTCCTCGAGGCGACGGTCGTCAACGTGGCACTGCCGGCGCTGGAACGGAGTTTTGCCGCGCCGCTGGCGGGTCTGCAGTGGACGGTCAACGCGTTCACGCTGACCATGTCGGCGCTGATCCTGCTCGGTGGCGGTCTGGGAGACCGGTTCGGGCGACGGCGGATCTACCTGATCGGGATCGCGTGGTTCGCCGGCGCTTCGCTGCTGTGCGGTCTCGCTCCGACCCTGGAGTGGCTGATCGCCGGGCGCGCTCTGCAGGGCATCGGCGGGGCACTCGTGGTGCCGGGTTCGCTGGCGCTGATCCAGGACGCCTTCCACCCCGACGACCGTAACCGGGCACTCGGTTGGTGGTCGGGGCTGAGCGGGTCCGCCGGCGCCGTGGGGCCGCTGCTCGGCGGAGGACTGGTGGACATGGCAGGTTGGCGCTGGGTGTTCCTGGTCAACGTCCCGGTCGCGGCGGCACTGGCCGTGGTGATGGTCGCTCGCGTGCCGGAACGTCACATCAGCACCCGATCCGGCCGGTTCGACGTCCTCGGGGCGGCCTTGGCGGCCATCGGTCTTGGCGGCACGACGTACGCACTGACCCAGGGCGCAGCGGAACCGGGCCCTGCGATGGTGGCGGCAGTGCTCGGGATCGCGGCGATGCTGGTCTTCTGGTGGGTCGAGCGGCGGAGCCGGACCCCCATGCTGCCGCTCGGCATGTTCAGCTCACGTCCGTTCAGCGCGGCCAACCTCGCCGGCTTCTTCGTGTACGGCGCCCTGGCCGCGCTCATGTTCGTGCTGCCGATCCAGCTGCAGCTCACCACCGGGTACACGGCGCTGGCCACCGGACTCGCGCTGCTGCCCCTCACCGCACTCACCCTGGCGCTGTCCGCACGTGGCGGAACCCTCGCCGCGCGGCTCGGCCCGCGCGTCCCGTTGACCGCTGGCTCGTTCGTCTGCGCGCTGGCACTCCTGCTCGCGACCCGGATAGGCGCACCTGCCTCCTACCTGACCGACGTGCTTCCCGTCGTCCTCCTGATCGGGATCGGCATCCCGCTGGTGACGCCGGCGATCACCGCGACAGTGCTGAGCGCGGTACCCGACGCCCGCGCCGGCATCGCCAGTGCCGTGAGCAACGGGGTGGCCAGAACGGCCGGTCTCCTCGTCGTCGCCGCCCTGCCGTTGCTCGCGCGGCTACCGCAGGATGCCGCGGGAGATCCGGTGGCGCTCGACCACGGCTTCGACCGCAGCATGCTGATCGGCTCCGGCCTGTTCGTCCTCGGCGGGCTCGTCGCCTGGTTCGGTGTCTCGCGACCCGCCGCCACGACGCCCACGCCGGCGTGCCGTCCCACGATCCACGGGACGGCACCTAGTCGAGCGGGGTCATCAGCCGGCGGGCGGCCTCGGTGA
- a CDS encoding LysR family transcriptional regulator: MEWREIEVFLTLADELHFGRTADRLYLSQARVSQTVRALESRVGGRLFERTSRQVSLTPLGERLRDELRPGYEQILRAFAAARERTRGVAGTLRIGVMSLLVGGPHLNRILRRFEEAHPMCKVSVVDATASTCMDQVRDGQLDLVATYLPLTAPELTIGPVLARQERALLVPDDHPLARRGYADAEDLADVVMCYWPEVPDETRDVWIPARTPSGLPTRRIVLDASHGTVTLLSAIARGTICHPTVTAFGQYFHQPGVTLIPLHGIPPLESALVWNTNRETAAVRAFVKCATEILADDAGGGSAET; this comes from the coding sequence GTGGAATGGCGGGAGATCGAGGTCTTCTTGACGCTGGCCGACGAGCTGCACTTCGGCCGGACCGCTGATCGGCTTTACCTGTCGCAGGCACGGGTCAGCCAGACCGTCCGAGCACTGGAGAGCCGGGTCGGCGGCCGGCTGTTCGAGCGGACCAGCCGGCAGGTGTCCCTGACGCCGCTGGGGGAGCGGCTACGTGACGAGCTGCGTCCGGGGTACGAGCAGATCCTGCGCGCGTTCGCCGCGGCGCGGGAGCGGACCCGGGGTGTCGCCGGCACGCTGCGGATCGGCGTGATGAGCCTGCTGGTGGGTGGTCCGCACCTGAACCGCATCCTGCGGCGGTTCGAGGAAGCGCACCCGATGTGCAAGGTCTCGGTGGTCGACGCGACCGCCAGCACCTGCATGGACCAGGTCCGCGACGGACAGCTCGACCTGGTCGCGACGTACCTGCCGCTGACGGCGCCGGAACTCACGATCGGGCCGGTGCTGGCCCGGCAGGAACGAGCGTTGCTGGTGCCGGACGACCACCCCCTGGCGCGACGCGGCTACGCCGACGCCGAGGATCTCGCGGACGTCGTCATGTGCTACTGGCCAGAGGTGCCGGACGAGACCAGGGACGTGTGGATCCCGGCGCGGACGCCGAGCGGCCTGCCCACCCGACGGATCGTCCTGGACGCGAGCCACGGCACGGTGACGTTGCTGTCGGCCATCGCCCGCGGCACGATCTGCCACCCCACGGTGACCGCGTTCGGCCAGTACTTCCACCAGCCCGGCGTCACGCTGATCCCGCTGCACGGCATCCCGCCGCTCGAGAGCGCGCTGGTCTGGAACACCAACAGGGAAACCGCGGCGGTCCGGGCATTCGTCAAGTGCGCCACCGAGATCCTCGCCGACGACGCGGGCGGCGGATCGGCGGAGACCTGA